The following are encoded together in the Tripterygium wilfordii isolate XIE 37 chromosome 3, ASM1340144v1, whole genome shotgun sequence genome:
- the LOC119995016 gene encoding apoptotic chromatin condensation inducer in the nucleus-like: MSSQYPILDNRPIDQWKVTELKEELKRRKLTTRGLKDDLIKRLAEALRIERENAAKEVDDGFHLDPKPVVDVKNPELVSVVTETVKGPVDDVNVQVEVNDGAPTVIQGIVQEGSATASMKSSRVEEEKLLDHSTGVETSNLVTETVVAEVALKEQDEQNYASHGDNGNINNQLENEDPKPQLENEDSKPQLENEDSRPQLENEALKPPHEDPMLHSSAPNYQVSEVSPLLESPVKSDSISTDSVSINEKIELKDNIIDDNVKLELDVKPEIVGPSSSNLVAIGGESHPMDVEESHEKQASVEQKDDSNAVTEDMIIKNDSADVGYSEKLNLDRSSGDDSMEDDAVETKQIDSKYNDDELGDKSAKNELPVKEESLVDVVGDDSSAGKKDILAESRIRPAMPAEKRKLNDQEAGGNTEPLKRQRRWKSESLKVPEIKGSNSTPTTTPKGTFQSPGSKRNFSRSDSSLSEDAPKERVVPPSPKPPTNSLRIDRFLRPFTLKAVQELLGKTGQVTDFWMDHIKTHCYVTYSSVEEAMETRNAVYNLKWPSNGGCLLVAEFVDPQEVKIRVEAPQGPPHTPAVTVNNASTAPPAVITPQPSPSSRQQFSMQQLPPPPPILPPPPPLSKPPQVRERLTIAQPLEKVDLPIVTLDDLFRKTKSTPRIYYLPLSEEQVATKLAARSRATKQ, encoded by the exons ATGTCGTCGCAATACCCGATTCTTGATAATCGTCCGATTGATCAATGGAAGGTCACAGAGTTGAAGGAAGAGCTTAAGAGACGAAAACTGACTACCCGGGGTTTGAAGGACGATTTGATAAAACGTTTGGCAGAAGCACTTCGCATTGAGAGGGAAAATGCTGCAAAGGAAGTTGATGATGGTTTTCATTTGGATCCCAAACCAGTAGTAGATGTGAAAAATCCAGAATTAGTATCAGTTGTTACTGAAACAGTCAAGGGTCCTGTGGACGATGTTAATGTTCAGGTTGAGGTCAATGATGGTGCTCCAACAGTGATTCAGGGAATTGTCCAAGAAGGGAGTGCAACAGCTAGTATGAAATCTTCTAGGGTGGAGGAAGAGAAGCTTCTTGATCATTCAACTGGGGTGGAAACTAGCAATCTAGTTACTGAAACAGTTGTTGCTGAAGTAGCATTGAAGGAGCAAGATGAGCAAAACTATGCAAGTCATGGTGATAATGGGAATATTAATAATCAGCTGGAGAATGAAGATCCAAAGCCCCAGCTGGAGAATGAGGATTCAAAGCCCCAGCTGGAGAATGAGGATTCAAGGCCCCAGCTGGAGAATGAGGCTTTAAAGCCCCCTCACGAGGATCCAATGCTTCATTCTTCTGCTCCGAACTACCAGGTATCTGAGGTCAGCCCCCTTTTGGAGTCTCCAGTAAAATCTGATTCTATTTCTACTGATTCTGTGTCAATTAATGAAAAAATTGAACTAAAGGATAATATAATTGATGATAATGTTAAATTAGAACTAGATGTTAAGCCTGAGATAGTGGGACCATCATCCAGCAATCTTGTTGCCATTGGTGGCGAATCACATCCAATGGATGTGGAAGAGTCACATGAGAAGCAGGCATCTGTTGAACAGAAAGATGACAGCAATGCTGTGACCGAAGACATGATCATAAAAAATGATAGTGCAGATGTAGGGTACTCGGAAAAGTTAAATTTGGACAGAAGCTCTGGTGATGACTCTATGGAGGATGATGCCGTGGAAACTAAACAAATTGATTCAAAGTATAATGATGATGAGTTGGGGGACAAGAGTGCGAAAAATGAATTGCCTGTTAAGGAGGAAAGTCTTGTTGATGTGGTGGGAGATGACTCGTCTGCAGGCAAAAAAGATATCCTTGCTGAGAGTAGGATTCGTCCTGCCATGCCTGCTGAGAAAAGGAAACTTAATG ACCAAGAAGCCGGCGGGAACACTGAGCCTCTGAAGAGGCAGCGCAGATGGAAATCTGAGTCTCTTAAAGTTCCTGAAATCAAAGGGTCCAATTCGACGCCCACCACCACCCCTAAGGGCACATTTCAGTCTCCTGGTTCTAAGCGCAATTTCTCTAGATCGGACTCTTCTCTTAGCGAAGATGCTCCAAAGGAACGTGTTG TTCCACCATCGCCAAAACCTCCTACAAATTCTCTTAGAATTGATCGTTTTCTGCGACCTTTTACCCTCAAAGCTGTCCAAGAGCTGCTGGGCAAAACTGGGCAAGTTACAGATTTCTGGATGGACCACATTAAGACCCATTGTTATGTTACT TATTCTTCAGTGGAAGAAGCCATGGAGACACGGAATGCTGTTTATAACCTAAAATGGCCTTCTAATGGTGGATGCCTTCTAGTGGCTGAGTTTGTTGACCCTCAGGAAGTGAAAATTCGAGTTGAGGCTCCTCAAGGTCCTCCACATACCCCAGCTGTAACTGTCAATAATGCTTCTACTGCTCCTCCAGCTGTGATTACGCCACAGCCATCTCCGTCCTCCCGTCAACAGTTTTCTATGCAACAGCTGCCTCCTCCCCCACCTATCCtccctcctccaccaccactctCTAAGCCGCCTCAAGTTAGAGAGCGACTCACTATTGCACAACCGTTGGAGAAAGTTGATCTACCAATTGTCACTTTGGATGATCTCTTCAGGAAAACGAAATCAACTCCGCGGATTTACTATCTACCACTATCAGAAGAACAAGTTGCCACAAAACTTGCAGCACGCAGCAGAGCCACCAAACAGTAG
- the LOC119985026 gene encoding regulation of nuclear pre-mRNA domain-containing protein 1B-like — protein sequence MNSIFSEQLLADKFSKLNSTQQCIETLSHWCIFHRSKAEVVAATWDKQFHISEMVQKVPLLYLANDILQNSKRNGNEFVTEFWKVLPAALKDVAEKGDDRGKNVVSRLVAIWEERRVFGSRARSLKDLMLSENVPPPLELSKKRSRSRSVRIVKRDSRSIRTKLSIGGTAEKIVSAFHLVLSELPKEEVDMSNCNSAVHRIRKMEKDVDIACAKAKDPKRKTLAKELEEGESLLKQCIQKLKSAEASRAALVFQLKEALHEQESELENVRTQMQVAEAQVEEASNMRGRLNDEDWVSKPSSLASSPVDVNVKAGQTPGRTAAAIAAEVADKLTASSSSQMIMHSVLSTFAAQEAKNAGLTKASSASNSATSIVTSSASDSAPRSEKSLPVSDPHIFMPVPFSAPPNHSYQSVLVPQPTMQNQVSAQQAQYHILPTPPSQQYLQPSAGLMTPFGYTNIPTFPQGPPPPPPHMVSPMVPLAMQQPLSLPQQPNPLIQQAPGPPSFRPLQPPGVIYYGHPHHS from the exons ATGAATAGCATATTCAGTGAACAGTTACTTGCAGACAAGTTCTCCAAGCTTAACAGCACCCAGCAGTGCATCGAAA CATTGTCACACTGGTGTATATTTCACCGAAGTAAAGCAGAAGTGGTTGCTGCAACATGGGATAAACAGTTCCACATTTCGGAGATGGTTCAGAAAGTTCCTCTTTTGTACCTAGCAAATGATATCCTTCAGAACAGCAAGCGGAATGGAAATGAATTTGTTACTGAATTTTGGAAAGTTCTCCCAGCAGCACTCAAAGATGTCGCTGAGAAAGGTGATGATCGTGGCAAAAATGTCGTGTCTAGACTG GTAGCAATATGGGAGGAAAGGAGAGTATTTGGCTCCCGTGCTCGCAGCCTCAAAGATTTGATGCTCAGTGAAAATGTGCCTCCACCCTTGGAATTAAGCAAAAAACGTTCACGCTCACGCTCTGTCAGAATTGTAAAACGGGACTCACGCTCCATTAGAACG AAGTTGTCCATTGGAGGTACTGCTGAAAAAATAGTATCAGCATTTCACTTGGTACTCAGTGAACTACCGAAAGAAGAGGTGGATATGAGTAATTGCAATTCTGCTGTTCACCGTATAAGAAAGATGGAGAAAGATGTTGACATAGCTTGTGCTAAAG CAAAggacccaaaaagaaaaaccttGGCCAAAGAGCTTGAGGAGGGAGAAAGTCTTTTGAAGCAGTGCATTCAGAAACTTAAATCAGCTGAAGCAAGTAGAGCGGCACTTGTATTTCAGCTAAAAGAAGCTCTACATGAACAG GAATCTGAATTGGAGAATGTTCGTACTCAGATGCAG GTAGCAGAGGCGCAGGTTGAGGAAGCCAGCAATATGCGGGGAAGACTCAATGATGAAGATTGGGTTTCAAAACCATCTAGTTTAGCCTCATCACCAGTTGACGTTAATGTGAAAGCAGGACAAACCCCAGGGAGGACAGCTGCGGCCATTGCAGCTGAGGTTGCAGATAAGCTTACAGCTTCAAGCTCCTCACAAATGATTATGCACTCTGTTCTTTCTACATTTGCGGCTCAAGAAGCAAAGAATGCTGGTTTAACAAAGGCCTCATCAGCATCGAATTCAGCCACATCTATAGTCACCAGTTCAGCCTCTGATTCAGCACCAAGGTCCGAAAAATCCTTGCCTGTTTCAGATCCCCATATTTTCATGCCAGTGCCATTTAGTGCTCCACCAAACCATTCATATCAATCAGTTTTAGTTCCCCAACCAACTATGCAAAACCAAGTCTCAGCCCAGCAAGCTCAATATCACATACTTCCAACTCCACCTTCTCAACAGTATCTGCAGCCATCTGCAGGGCTAATGACGCCATTTGGATATACAAACATCCCAACTTTTCCTCAAGGACCGCCGCCGCCACCACCTCATATGGTCAGCCCGATGGTGCCTTTGGCCATGCAGCAGCCATTGTCGTTGCCTCAGCAGCCAAACCCATTGATTCAGCAAGCCCCAGGACCTCCTAGTTTCCGGCCGCTTCAACCTCCTGGGGTAATATACTATGGTCACCCTCACCATTCTTGA
- the LOC119985043 gene encoding short-chain dehydrogenase RED1-like — protein MDSNGKPVVLITGCSQGGIGHALAKEFAANDCLVVATGRSLVSMPDLQQDSRFFLQELDVVSAESVNRVVSNVIEKYGRVDVLVNNAGVQCVAPLAEIPLSALERTFNTNFYGPVRLVQAVVPHMASRRKGKIVNVGSVIALAPTPWAGAYSASKAALHSLTDSLRLELRPFGIDVINVVPGAIRSKIGNSAIALYNQMPDWKLYKPFEAKIRERAYLSQGLKSTPSEDFASKTVAVVLKKNPPAWFSYGHHSTAMAIMYHLPLFIRDFIYRRVFKF, from the exons ATGGACTCCAATGGCAAACCAGTAGTGCTAATCACAGGCTGCAGTCAGGGAGGGATTGGGCACGCCCTGGCCAAAGAATTTGCTGCAAACGACTGCTTGGTTGTTGCTACGGGAAGGTCCTTGGTCTCCATGCCGGACCTTCAGCAAGACTCCAGGTTCTTCCTGCAAGAACTCGATGTTGTGTCAGCGGAGAGCGTGAACCGAGTTGTTTCAAATGTTATTGAAAAGTACGGAAGAGTTGATGTGTTGGTTAACAACGCTGGAGTGCAATGCGTTGCTCCTCTTGCTGAGATTCCTCTATCTGCGCTGGAGCGAACATTCAATACGAATTTCTATG GTCCCGTGCGTCTTGTCCAAGCCGTAGTTCCTCACATGGCATCTAGGAGAAAGGGGAAAATTGTAAATGTTGGAAGTGTTATTGCCCTGGCTCCTACACCTTGGGCAGGTGCTTACAGCGCATCCAAAGCTGCACTTCATTCTCTAACGGACTCCTTAAG ATTGGAACTCAGGCCATTCGGGATCGATGTTATCAATGTTGTTCCAGGAGCAATAAGGTCAAAGATCGGTAATTCAGCTATAGCCCTCTACAACCAGATGCCTGATTGGAAGCTTTACAAACCATTTGAAGccaaaataagagagagagcaTATCTTTCTCAAGGATTGAAGTCCACTCCCTCAGAAGACTTTGCAAGCAAGACCGTAGCTGTGGTGCTGAAGAAGAACCCCCCAGCATGGTTTTCCTATGGCCATCACTCAACTGCCATGGCTATCATGTACCATCTGCCACTTTTTATCAGAGATTTTATCTATAGGCGTGTATTTAAATTCTGA
- the LOC119985034 gene encoding transmembrane protein 33 homolog gives MGEEREDPQKLKKIAAAAYDYENDPRWADYWSNILIPPNMASRSDVVDHYKRKFYQRYIDPGLVVESMSSSGSSQSAKPSASSSSSSTRTNDQTRSQNSGSATRNSGASATPGPSPSLRWDRQTIQFSVNAWVFIVAVLAIIPLVPTSLSNRAYRLSLMGTACSSLYSLYTLYGKPRAWNLQALQIYFQSIIATKDFIYFIYCLTFVTSHLCLKFALIPVLSRAIEQVAKFLRRNFSRSTLYRKYLEDACVWVESNTTTLSILSSHAEVVLGFLLIISLVSWQRNIIQTFMYWQLLKLMYHAPVTAGYHQSVWTKIGGTVNPLINRYAPFLNTPISAAQRWWFR, from the exons atgggagaagagagagaggatcCACAAAAGCTGAAGAAGATAGCGGCGGCTGCGTACGACTACGAGAACGACCCTAGATGGGCCGATTACTGGTCCAACATCCTCATCCCTCCTAACATGGCCTCCCGCTCCGACGTCGTCGACCACTACAAGCGCAAATTTTACCAGCGTTACATC GATCCTGGTCTTGTGGTGGAGTCAATGTCTTCAAGTGGTTCATCCCAGTCAGCAAAACCATCAGCATCTTCGTCATCCTCTTCAACTCGTACAAATGATCAAACTCGGTCTCAGAACTCAG GGTCTGCAACTAGAAACTCTGGGGCATCAGCAACTCCAGGTCCAAGTCCTTCTCTCCGTTGGGATCGCCAAACCATACAGTTTTCTGTCAATGCTTGG GTTTTTATTGTGGCAGTTCTTGCAATCATTCCTCTCGTACCTACAAGCCTTTCAAATAGGGCATATAGGCTTTCTTTAATGGGCACTGCTTGTtcctctctctactctctataTACATTATATGGG AAACCTAGGGCATGGAACTTGCAGGCATTGCAAATTTACTTCCAATCAATAATTGCGACCAAAGATTTTATCTACTTCATCTACTGCCTTACATTTGTTActtcgcatctttgcctcaaAT TTGCTTTAATTCCCGTTTTATCTCGAGCAATTGAGCAGGTTGCCAAATTTTTAAGGCGTAATTTCAGTCGTTCCACCTTGTACAG GAAATACCTTGAAGATGCTTGTGTATGGGTGGAATCCAATACAACAACTCTCAGTATTCTCTCGTCACATGCTGAAGTTGTACTTGGCTTCCTTCTAATAATCTCATTGGTCTC GTGGCAACGCAACATAATACAAACATTCATGTACTGGCAG CTACTGAAGCTAATGTATCATGCCCCTGTCACGGCTGGCTATCATCAAAGTGTGTGGACTAAGATTGGGGGGACTGTCAATCCACTCATCAACCGCTATGCACCATTCTTGAACACTCCTATTTCTGCTGCTCAGAGATGGTGGTTCAGGTAG
- the LOC119985052 gene encoding PHD finger protein ING2-like, producing MAIARTGVYVDDYLEYASTLPAELQRLFNTIRELDERSHSMINQARQQTQYCLGLASQSSKRGNGNNYNNNYSIEEEEAAIDKMRKDIEVNQDSVLSLCTEKVLLARQAYDLLDSHVKRLDEDLNNFAEDLRQEGKIAPDEPAILPPLPIVPKIEKRKPLYGTPQSKKFDFRDRDWDRERDRDFELMPPPGSHKKEFSAPVDVDQPIDPNEPTYCVCHQVSFGDMIACDNENCQGGEWFHYACVGLTPETRFKGKWYCPTCRLLPQCQ from the exons ATGGCAATCGCGCGAACTGGAGTGTACGTCGACGACTATCTGGAGT ATGCAAGCACATTGCCTGCGGAGCTTCAAAGGCTGTTTAACACCATTCGAGAGCTTGATGAACGGTCTCACT CAATGATAAACCAGGCACGTCAACAAACCCAGTACTGCTTAGGGTTGGCTTCACAGAGCTCAAAGAGAGGAAACGGGAATAATTACAATAATAATTATagtattgaagaagaagaggcagCAATTGATAAAATGCGAAAGGATATTGAAGTGAATCAAGACAGTGTATTGAGTTTGTGTACGGAGAAGGTTTTGTTAGCGAGGCAAGCTTATGACCTA TTAGATAGCCATGTAAAACGACTTGACGAGGATCTGAACAACTTTGCAGAGGATCTAAGACAAG AGGGAAAAATTGCACCTGACGAGCCGGCAATTCTCCCACCATTGCCTATAGTCCCAAAGATTGAAAAACGCAAGCCCTTGTATGGAACTCCTCAGTCGAAGAAATTCGATTTCAGGGACAGGGATTGGGATCGAGAGCGCGATAGGGATTTTGAGCTGATGCCTCCTCCAGGAAGCCATAAGAAGGAATTTTCTGCCCCAGTAGACGTTGATCAACCCATTGATCCCAATGAACCTACCTACTGTGTTTGCCATCAG GTTTCATTTGGGGACATGATCGCCTGTGACAATGAAAAT TGCCAAGGAGGTGAGTGGTTTCACTATGCATGTGTTGGGCTGACTCCAGAGACAAGATTCAAAGGAAAGTGGTATTGTCCAACCTGCAGATTGCTTCCTCAGTGTCAATGA